A window of the Thermoleophilia bacterium SCSIO 60948 genome harbors these coding sequences:
- a CDS encoding DNA primase, translated as MAGQITRGSIDRVREAADMVEVVSAHTDLRRSGDRFTGLCPFHDERSPSFSVQAAEKLYYCFGCGAGGDVFKFVEEKQGLTFPEATEWLAERFGVELDRGAEDPEEERARKRRARLGEVLDRVGSFYSAYLWNSSEAAKAREYLAERGLGEEVLREFGVGFAPSAWDTVLIRGQEAGFKPEELERSGLLVRNQKGSVYDRFRSRITFPIANARGRPLGFGARALRPDQKPKYVNSPEGELFRKKEILFAIDKARPAIAKRGRAVVVEGYTDVLALHQAGIGEAVAVMGTAITPDQVRQLAQHTEEVVLALDADRAGREAMLRAQGVARGKRVRLRVASMPEGEDPADMLAADAERGAERFRELISTADELPVFHVRALLSDADLESPTGRDRALDEVAPVLAAMPESITRTELEREVIERLRADAGLVSRRVREAAKRGAGRSDERPRPAAAPKPAMPKLAPAPARGQSGGPGDPGPDPMLDGDPGPEPDAPPSEAHARVPVALSGLERRERALLAMCVAAPNPGREMLGRLTNAHLTPLARRARDWLLEHLEDPASELPHDDEELVAMVSAIVLEANSEPASPEAIEVNFLQLEQAMLERKIAAAERGGGDPPVTLHRQRAELAERIIRARG; from the coding sequence GTGGCGGGTCAGATCACGCGCGGCTCGATCGACCGCGTCCGCGAGGCGGCGGACATGGTCGAGGTCGTCTCCGCCCATACGGACCTGAGGCGCTCCGGGGACCGGTTCACGGGGCTGTGCCCGTTCCACGACGAGCGCTCGCCGTCGTTCTCGGTCCAGGCGGCGGAGAAGCTCTACTACTGCTTCGGCTGCGGGGCGGGCGGGGACGTCTTCAAGTTCGTCGAGGAGAAGCAGGGGCTGACGTTCCCAGAGGCGACGGAGTGGCTCGCCGAGCGCTTCGGCGTCGAGCTGGACCGGGGCGCCGAGGACCCTGAGGAGGAGCGCGCCCGCAAGCGCCGGGCGCGACTCGGTGAGGTGCTCGATCGGGTCGGGTCCTTCTACTCCGCATACCTCTGGAACTCGAGCGAGGCGGCGAAGGCGCGTGAGTACCTGGCCGAGCGCGGACTGGGGGAGGAGGTCCTGCGCGAGTTCGGCGTCGGCTTCGCTCCGAGCGCCTGGGACACGGTCCTGATCCGCGGTCAGGAGGCCGGGTTCAAGCCGGAGGAGCTCGAGCGCTCGGGGCTGCTCGTGCGAAACCAGAAGGGCTCGGTCTACGACCGGTTTCGCTCGCGGATCACGTTCCCGATCGCGAACGCGCGTGGGCGGCCGCTCGGCTTCGGCGCCCGGGCGCTGCGCCCGGACCAGAAGCCGAAGTACGTGAACTCACCTGAGGGCGAGCTGTTTCGCAAGAAGGAGATCCTGTTCGCTATCGACAAGGCGCGCCCGGCGATCGCCAAGCGCGGGCGAGCGGTGGTCGTCGAGGGCTACACCGACGTGCTCGCGCTCCACCAGGCGGGGATCGGCGAGGCGGTTGCCGTGATGGGCACCGCGATCACGCCCGATCAGGTCCGCCAGCTCGCCCAGCACACCGAGGAGGTCGTGCTCGCGCTCGACGCCGACCGCGCCGGGCGCGAAGCGATGCTGCGGGCCCAGGGCGTCGCGCGCGGCAAGCGGGTGCGGTTGCGCGTCGCGTCGATGCCCGAGGGCGAGGACCCCGCCGACATGCTCGCGGCTGACGCAGAGCGCGGCGCCGAGCGCTTCCGCGAGTTGATCTCGACGGCCGACGAGCTGCCGGTGTTCCACGTCCGGGCGCTGCTCTCCGACGCCGATCTCGAGTCGCCGACAGGCCGGGACCGGGCGCTCGACGAGGTCGCGCCGGTGCTGGCGGCGATGCCCGAGTCGATCACCCGAACGGAGCTCGAGCGCGAGGTGATCGAGCGGCTCCGAGCCGACGCGGGGCTGGTATCGCGCCGGGTGCGCGAAGCGGCCAAGCGCGGGGCGGGACGGAGCGATGAGCGTCCCAGACCGGCCGCGGCGCCGAAGCCGGCGATGCCGAAGCTCGCCCCGGCTCCGGCGCGCGGCCAGTCCGGGGGTCCAGGCGACCCGGGACCGGACCCGATGCTCGACGGCGACCCCGGTCCCGAGCCCGACGCTCCGCCCAGCGAGGCCCACGCCCGCGTTCCCGTGGCGCTCAGCGGACTCGAGCGTCGCGAGCGGGCGCTTCTCGCGATGTGCGTGGCCGCGCCGAACCCCGGGCGCGAGATGCTCGGCAGGCTCACCAACGCCCACCTGACGCCGCTCGCGCGACGAGCCCGCGACTGGCTCCTCGAACACCTCGAGGACCCCGCGAGCGAGCTGCCGCACGACGACGAGGAGCTCGTCGCGATGGTCAGCGCGATCGTCCTCGAGGCGAACTCCGAGCCCGCCAGCCCCGAGGCGATCGAGGTCAACTTCCTCCAGCTCGAGCAGGCGATGCTCGAGCGCAAGATCGCCGCCGCCGAACGCGGCGGGGGGGATCCCCCGGTCACCCTGCACCGCCAGCGAGCCGAGCTCGCCGAGCGCATCATCCGCGCTCGCGGCTGA
- the mutM gene encoding bifunctional DNA-formamidopyrimidine glycosylase/DNA-(apurinic or apyrimidinic site) lyase, with the protein MPELPEVETVRTQLEPGVVGRRIVEARILDPRWCEPESPELIEDALEGARIEAVRRRGKYLVMELDGERALVMHLRMTGNFILRPPGSALDAELTEVDRLGMPRLYESSPDAKYLRFWFEMDDGGRVLFTDPRRFGTGVLLEGEGIDEHLRSRVGIEPLTDELTAEAIGRLAAGRRAPLKSFLLVQGGIAGIGNIYADEALWLARLHPLSPAGSMRPEHHEALRAGIVEALEAGLANGGASIDDYRDARGEKGSMQDEFAVHTREGEACPREDGGVIRRIVVGGRSTYFCPVCQKRLRRRARRRPAARRQSV; encoded by the coding sequence GTGCCCGAGCTTCCCGAGGTCGAGACCGTCCGCACGCAGCTCGAGCCAGGAGTCGTCGGACGGCGGATCGTCGAGGCCCGGATCCTCGATCCACGCTGGTGTGAGCCGGAGTCGCCCGAGCTGATCGAGGATGCGCTCGAGGGGGCGCGGATCGAGGCGGTCAGGCGCCGCGGCAAGTACCTGGTCATGGAACTCGACGGCGAGCGGGCGCTGGTCATGCACCTGCGGATGACGGGGAACTTCATCCTCCGGCCGCCGGGGTCGGCGCTCGACGCCGAGCTGACCGAGGTCGACCGTCTCGGGATGCCTCGCCTGTATGAATCAAGCCCGGACGCGAAGTACCTGCGTTTCTGGTTCGAGATGGACGACGGTGGGCGCGTCCTGTTCACCGATCCGCGCCGCTTCGGCACCGGCGTGCTGCTCGAGGGCGAGGGGATCGACGAGCACCTGCGCAGCCGTGTCGGGATCGAGCCGCTTACCGACGAGTTGACGGCGGAGGCGATCGGTCGTCTCGCGGCCGGCCGCCGTGCGCCGCTCAAGTCGTTCCTGCTCGTCCAGGGCGGGATCGCGGGGATCGGCAACATCTACGCCGACGAGGCGCTCTGGCTCGCGCGCCTTCACCCGCTCTCGCCCGCCGGATCGATGCGCCCCGAGCACCACGAGGCGCTCCGCGCCGGGATCGTCGAGGCCCTCGAGGCCGGTCTCGCCAACGGCGGCGCCTCGATCGACGACTACCGCGACGCGCGCGGAGAGAAGGGCTCGATGCAGGACGAGTTCGCCGTCCACACCCGCGAGGGGGAGGCCTGCCCGCGCGAGGACGGCGGCGTGATCCGGCGGATCGTCGTCGGCGGGCGCTCGACCTACTTCTGCCCGGTCTGCCAGAAACGGCTCCGCAGGCGCGCCCGGCGCCGTCCTGCCGCTCGGCGACAATCGGTCTAG
- a CDS encoding DUF3159 domain-containing protein, whose product MQAMGGPYGIAESVAPGIVFVAVYSLGSNEIPPAAWAAVGVAAVFAAIRVFRRETTQFALAGLIGVGISAFIASRTGRAEDFFLPGLLLNAGYAAAYAISILVRWPLIGVIMGPLTGGGMEWRSDPHQVRAYSRASWIWVGMFLTRLAVQLPLYLAGSVVALGVVRTAMGLPVFALAIWLSYLVLRSADMPWMNRPART is encoded by the coding sequence ATGCAGGCGATGGGCGGTCCCTATGGGATCGCCGAGTCGGTGGCTCCGGGGATCGTCTTCGTCGCGGTCTACTCGCTCGGATCGAACGAGATACCGCCCGCCGCCTGGGCGGCGGTCGGGGTCGCGGCCGTCTTCGCCGCGATCAGGGTCTTCCGTCGCGAGACGACGCAGTTCGCGCTCGCCGGCCTGATCGGCGTCGGGATCTCGGCGTTCATCGCCAGCCGGACGGGGCGTGCCGAGGACTTCTTCCTGCCCGGCCTGCTGTTGAACGCCGGCTATGCCGCCGCCTACGCGATCTCGATCCTCGTGCGTTGGCCCCTGATCGGCGTGATCATGGGGCCGCTGACGGGCGGCGGGATGGAGTGGCGCTCCGACCCGCACCAGGTCCGGGCCTACAGCCGCGCGAGCTGGATCTGGGTCGGGATGTTCCTGACCCGGCTCGCGGTTCAGCTCCCGCTCTACCTGGCCGGCTCGGTCGTGGCGCTCGGGGTCGTCCGCACGGCGATGGGGCTGCCGGTCTTCGCGCTCGCGATCTGGCTCTCCTACCTCGTTTTGAGGAGCGCCGACATGCCGTGGATGAATCGCCCCGCCCGGACCTGA
- a CDS encoding glycosyl transferase, with protein sequence MKALVAAFGDAGHAFPAIGLARALAERGHDVTIESWQNWRGVVDGLGLDFLPAEEYSVYPPPPPGSEITPGAAARMLVPMLEERGFDVVCHDILTMAPALAAEKAGIPRATLVPHVYPWSVTGMPFYSFGAQPPRTGFGKRLWTRAQPVLEGGYRRGREELNAEREIVGLAPSDRLHGGMSRDLVLVATLPALEYPRRWPRETRVTGPIEFELDHPDVPLPPGDDPLVLVAPSTAQDPEGRMVRVALDALADEPVRVLATTNRRGHPLPEAPANAVVVDWLRYSQGLAVADLAICHGGHGTVARALSAGVPLVCCPAGGDMAENGARVTWAGAGLTIPWRFVRRPTLRSTVRRVLADERFARRAEAIARSAAGLNGASTGARLLEEMLN encoded by the coding sequence GTGAAGGCGCTCGTCGCCGCTTTCGGCGACGCCGGACACGCGTTCCCGGCGATCGGGCTCGCCCGCGCGCTCGCCGAGCGCGGGCACGACGTCACCATCGAGAGCTGGCAGAACTGGCGCGGGGTGGTCGACGGGCTCGGCCTGGACTTCCTCCCGGCCGAGGAGTACTCGGTCTATCCCCCACCGCCGCCGGGCTCGGAGATCACGCCGGGTGCGGCGGCCCGGATGCTCGTTCCGATGCTCGAGGAGCGCGGTTTCGACGTCGTCTGTCACGACATCCTCACGATGGCGCCCGCACTCGCGGCGGAGAAGGCTGGGATCCCACGGGCGACGCTCGTGCCGCACGTCTATCCGTGGTCGGTGACCGGGATGCCGTTCTACTCGTTCGGCGCCCAACCGCCGCGAACGGGGTTCGGGAAGCGGCTCTGGACGCGGGCCCAGCCGGTGCTCGAGGGCGGTTACCGGCGCGGGCGCGAGGAGCTGAACGCCGAGCGCGAGATCGTCGGGCTCGCGCCGAGCGACCGCCTGCATGGCGGCATGAGCCGGGACCTGGTGCTGGTCGCGACGCTCCCGGCGCTCGAGTACCCGCGGCGCTGGCCGCGAGAGACGCGCGTGACCGGGCCGATCGAGTTCGAGCTCGACCACCCCGACGTGCCACTGCCGCCCGGCGACGACCCGCTCGTGCTCGTCGCGCCGAGCACGGCGCAGGACCCTGAGGGCCGGATGGTCCGGGTGGCCCTCGACGCACTGGCCGACGAGCCGGTTCGGGTGCTGGCGACGACGAACCGCCGGGGCCATCCGCTTCCGGAGGCGCCGGCGAACGCCGTCGTCGTCGACTGGCTGCGCTACTCGCAGGGGCTTGCGGTCGCTGATCTGGCGATCTGCCACGGGGGTCACGGGACGGTCGCGCGAGCACTGTCTGCCGGGGTGCCGCTGGTCTGTTGTCCGGCTGGCGGCGATATGGCCGAGAACGGCGCGCGGGTCACCTGGGCCGGCGCCGGCCTCACGATCCCGTGGCGGTTCGTGCGGCGCCCGACGCTGCGCTCGACGGTACGGCGAGTGCTGGCCGACGAGCGATTCGCCCGCCGAGCCGAGGCGATCGCGCGAAGCGCTGCGGGCCTCAACGGCGCCTCGACAGGGGCCCGGCTCCTGGAGGAAATGCTCAACTGA
- the xerD gene encoding site-specific tyrosine recombinase XerD, with product MAVHDDRKGGGADGRFEELVLDFLAYLEFERGLARNTLDAYRTDLLQFGGFLARRGISATEASGTQVTEFLAELAGSGPETEDGEPRHPCSPATVNRKAACLRSFYRHLRREEVVDEDPTARLASPARQRKLPQVLTHGEVTRLVEAISGSDPIAIRDRALLELMYGCGLRVSEAVGLEMTDIDLDEGFVRPRGKGSKDRIVPVGGAAATAIRRYLRESRPKLTERRPEAKLFVNFRGGALTRQGLYKIIQRHAQDVGLDSRMSPHTLRHTFATHLLSGGCDLRSVQEMLGHADVATTQLYTHLSGEEIKTVYFAAHPRAT from the coding sequence ATCGCGGTACACGACGACAGGAAGGGCGGCGGCGCGGACGGTCGCTTCGAAGAGCTCGTCCTCGACTTCCTCGCCTATCTCGAGTTCGAGCGCGGCCTCGCCCGCAACACACTCGACGCCTACCGCACCGACCTGCTCCAGTTCGGCGGATTTCTCGCCCGCCGCGGCATCTCCGCCACGGAGGCGTCCGGCACCCAGGTGACAGAGTTCCTCGCCGAGCTGGCGGGGAGTGGACCGGAGACCGAGGACGGCGAGCCGCGCCATCCCTGCTCGCCCGCGACCGTCAACCGCAAGGCGGCGTGCCTGCGCTCGTTCTACCGCCACCTGCGCCGCGAGGAGGTCGTCGATGAGGATCCGACGGCACGTCTCGCCTCGCCGGCCCGGCAGCGAAAGCTTCCCCAGGTCCTGACGCACGGCGAGGTGACCCGTCTCGTCGAGGCGATCTCGGGCTCGGACCCGATCGCGATCCGCGACCGGGCGCTGCTCGAGCTGATGTACGGCTGTGGGCTGCGGGTCTCGGAGGCGGTCGGCCTCGAGATGACCGATATCGACCTCGACGAGGGCTTCGTCCGCCCCCGCGGCAAGGGCTCGAAGGACCGGATCGTCCCCGTCGGCGGCGCGGCCGCCACGGCGATCCGGCGCTACCTGCGCGAGTCGCGCCCGAAGCTGACCGAGCGCCGGCCTGAGGCGAAGCTGTTCGTCAACTTCCGTGGTGGGGCGCTGACGCGGCAGGGGCTCTACAAGATCATCCAGCGCCACGCGCAGGACGTCGGCCTCGATTCCCGGATGAGCCCACACACGCTGCGCCACACCTTCGCCACACACCTGCTCTCCGGAGGCTGCGACCTGCGCTCCGTGCAGGAGATGCTCGGCCACGCCGACGTCGCGACGACCCAGCTCTACACGCACCTCTCCGGCGAGGAGATCAAGACCGTCTACTTCGCGGCCCACCCGCGAGCGACCTAG
- a CDS encoding M20/M25/M40 family metallo-hydrolase, whose translation MSDARLLDRFAKLCEIPSPTGSEREVGDWQSAELTAAGFDVREDDSEGPARAGCGNRIAHLAGSSDASIMFCVHLDTVPHPQPIEVRFGEDGVFRSAGPTILGADNKAAVAVAVELAIRWSEAPMPPPVGIEIVLSVAEEDGLRGAHALDTSALRSDVGFVMDHATPIGELITAAPTYMRLLADFEGAESHAGMSPEAGVSAIEAAAAAIEAMELGRLSERTTANVGVISGGTATNVVPGHCRVDAEARSLDDREARDVVGRMVDACTWAGSERSADVDCDVWEMFRAYEVPSDSRARALARGGLERSGHTVVERSTGGGSDANALRKNGFDAILLANGTEAPHTPQESVAADRLVEMLAVCDQIVRAAGEGAER comes from the coding sequence ATGAGCGACGCGCGCCTCCTCGACCGCTTCGCGAAGCTGTGTGAGATCCCGAGCCCGACGGGCTCCGAGCGCGAGGTCGGCGACTGGCAGTCGGCCGAGCTGACCGCGGCCGGGTTCGACGTCCGCGAGGACGACAGCGAGGGTCCCGCCCGAGCGGGCTGCGGCAATCGCATCGCCCACCTCGCCGGGAGCTCGGACGCCTCGATCATGTTCTGCGTCCACCTCGACACGGTGCCGCACCCGCAGCCGATCGAGGTTCGCTTCGGCGAGGACGGCGTCTTCCGCTCGGCGGGTCCGACGATCCTCGGGGCCGACAACAAGGCCGCGGTCGCGGTCGCCGTCGAGCTCGCGATCCGCTGGTCCGAGGCGCCGATGCCGCCGCCGGTCGGGATCGAGATCGTGCTGAGCGTCGCCGAGGAGGACGGGCTGCGCGGAGCGCACGCGCTCGACACGTCGGCGCTTCGCTCCGACGTCGGCTTCGTCATGGACCACGCGACGCCGATCGGCGAGCTGATCACCGCGGCGCCGACCTACATGCGCCTGCTCGCCGACTTCGAGGGCGCCGAGTCCCACGCAGGTATGTCGCCGGAGGCGGGCGTGTCGGCGATCGAGGCCGCCGCGGCGGCGATCGAGGCGATGGAGCTCGGCCGCCTGAGCGAGCGAACGACGGCCAACGTCGGCGTGATCTCGGGCGGGACCGCGACGAACGTCGTCCCCGGGCACTGCCGCGTCGACGCCGAGGCGCGCTCGCTCGACGACCGCGAGGCGCGCGACGTCGTCGGGCGAATGGTCGACGCCTGCACGTGGGCCGGGTCGGAGCGAAGCGCCGATGTCGACTGCGACGTCTGGGAGATGTTCCGCGCCTACGAGGTCCCGTCCGACAGTCGCGCCCGAGCACTCGCTCGCGGCGGGCTCGAGCGCTCGGGGCACACCGTCGTCGAGCGCTCGACCGGCGGCGGCTCGGACGCGAACGCCCTGCGAAAGAACGGCTTCGACGCGATCCTGCTCGCCAACGGGACCGAGGCCCCGCACACGCCGCAGGAGTCCGTCGCCGCCGACAGGCTCGTCGAGATGCTCGCCGTCTGCGACCAGATCGTGCGGGCGGCGGGGGAGGGCGCGGAGCGGTGA
- the recO gene encoding DNA repair protein RecO, with the protein MKTEAVVLRSIRFGEADRILHLYTPAKGRVNAIAKGARKPKSRFGGRLEPFFRIDMVLYEGRSELLTVTSAATVDGYSRLRRDGPAIAAAARGCEAVLRLFDSIEPNPAAYNLLCRYLTMLDSGRHELADALAFRLKLALVAGFAPELAACALCGERDELSGFSGAAGGVVCGACEGSGFGLSAAAHEFMVGVLSKPLSETPAADPRTLRLAERAISDTLEHHAHVRLGAAA; encoded by the coding sequence GTGAAGACGGAGGCGGTGGTGCTGCGCTCGATCCGGTTCGGCGAGGCCGATCGGATCCTGCACCTCTACACGCCGGCCAAGGGCCGCGTGAACGCGATCGCGAAAGGTGCCCGCAAGCCGAAGTCGCGGTTCGGCGGTCGGCTCGAACCGTTCTTTCGCATCGACATGGTTCTCTACGAGGGGCGAAGCGAGCTGCTCACCGTGACCTCGGCCGCGACGGTCGACGGCTACTCGCGGCTGCGCCGCGACGGACCGGCGATCGCCGCGGCGGCGCGCGGCTGCGAGGCGGTCCTGCGCCTGTTCGACTCGATCGAGCCGAACCCGGCCGCATACAACCTGCTCTGCCGCTACCTGACGATGCTCGACTCCGGTCGCCACGAACTCGCCGATGCGCTGGCGTTCCGGCTCAAGCTCGCGCTCGTCGCCGGATTCGCCCCCGAGCTCGCGGCGTGTGCGCTCTGTGGGGAGCGCGACGAGCTCTCCGGCTTCTCCGGGGCCGCCGGGGGCGTCGTCTGCGGAGCCTGCGAAGGGTCGGGGTTCGGACTCTCCGCCGCCGCGCACGAGTTCATGGTCGGGGTCCTCTCCAAGCCGCTGAGCGAGACGCCGGCGGCCGATCCGCGGACGCTCCGCCTGGCCGAACGGGCGATCTCCGACACGCTCGAGCACCACGCCCACGTCCGACTGGGCGCGGCCGCCTGA
- a CDS encoding SDR family oxidoreductase: protein MAERAALVTGGSSGIGLAIARVLGEEGHAVTIAARGEERLKEAAEGLRADGIEVETVPTDALDVDALKALVERHRERWGRLDVLVNNAGVGLGGEIAGYPPKRIDVQLGVNLKATIVMTGEAMPMLLEAGEEHGRALIVNLASIAGKAGQAWLSVYSATKAGVVGFSQATQSEVGSRGVRVTALCPAFVDTPMTEFAREHVEQDAMIRPEDVSESVRFLLKTSRACVVPEIVFARPGEALL from the coding sequence ATGGCGGAACGAGCGGCGCTCGTAACGGGAGGGTCGAGCGGCATCGGGCTTGCCATCGCTCGCGTGCTCGGAGAGGAAGGGCACGCCGTGACTATTGCGGCGCGCGGTGAAGAGCGACTAAAAGAAGCCGCCGAGGGACTGCGTGCGGACGGGATCGAAGTCGAGACCGTGCCCACCGATGCGCTGGACGTCGACGCGCTGAAGGCGCTCGTGGAGCGCCATCGCGAGCGCTGGGGTCGCCTCGACGTGCTCGTCAACAACGCCGGCGTCGGGCTCGGCGGTGAGATCGCGGGCTATCCGCCGAAGCGGATCGACGTCCAACTCGGCGTGAACCTCAAGGCGACGATCGTCATGACCGGCGAGGCGATGCCGATGCTGCTCGAAGCCGGCGAGGAGCATGGGCGGGCGTTGATCGTGAACCTCGCGTCGATCGCGGGCAAGGCCGGTCAGGCTTGGCTCTCGGTCTACTCGGCGACGAAAGCGGGCGTCGTCGGCTTCAGTCAGGCGACCCAGAGCGAGGTCGGGAGCCGCGGCGTCCGTGTGACCGCGCTCTGCCCCGCGTTCGTCGATACGCCGATGACCGAGTTCGCGCGCGAGCACGTCGAACAGGACGCGATGATCCGGCCTGAGGACGTCAGCGAGTCGGTCCGCTTCCTGCTCAAGACCTCGCGGGCGTGCGTGGTGCCGGAGATCGTCTTCGCCAGGCCCGGCGAAGCGCTTCTCTAG
- a CDS encoding deoxyguanosinetriphosphate triphosphohydrolase: MSSLEAEETEAGGAPAPSPVRPLEERVRAIEEGFLWAPAARSYPARRAVPEPDSPVRTPFARDRDRIVHSKAFRRLKHKTQVFIAPEGDHYRTRLTHTLETSAVARTVARALGLNEDLTEAIGLGHDLGHPPFGHIGETALDEAVRDHGGEGFRHNRHSLRVVDHLERDGAGLNLTEQVRDGILRHTGEETPATLEGRVVRLVDRVAYINHDIDDAVRAGVISVGDLPVAEIELLGHTGSRRIDTLVRDIVEHSAAAGDIGQSEQVGGAMLRLREFMFERVYLGSAARGELERVTGSLRRLFDELLERPVDGGTGDLQATVDYVAGMTDRFALASFERMG; the protein is encoded by the coding sequence ATGAGCTCACTCGAAGCGGAAGAGACCGAGGCGGGCGGCGCGCCGGCGCCGAGCCCTGTGCGTCCGCTCGAGGAGCGGGTCAGGGCGATCGAGGAAGGGTTCCTCTGGGCACCGGCCGCACGGTCCTACCCCGCCCGTCGAGCCGTCCCCGAGCCCGACAGCCCCGTGCGCACGCCGTTCGCACGCGACCGCGACCGGATCGTCCACTCGAAGGCGTTCCGGCGCCTCAAGCACAAGACGCAGGTCTTCATCGCGCCCGAGGGCGACCACTACCGCACCCGTCTCACGCACACGCTCGAGACCTCGGCGGTCGCGCGGACCGTCGCGCGGGCGCTCGGCCTGAACGAGGACCTGACCGAGGCGATCGGACTGGGGCACGACCTAGGGCACCCGCCGTTCGGTCACATCGGCGAGACCGCGCTCGACGAGGCGGTCCGCGACCACGGCGGCGAGGGCTTTCGCCACAACCGCCACTCGCTGCGTGTCGTCGACCACCTCGAGCGCGACGGAGCCGGGCTCAACCTCACCGAGCAGGTTCGCGACGGCATCCTTCGCCACACCGGCGAGGAGACCCCGGCGACGCTCGAGGGCCGGGTCGTGCGGCTGGTCGACCGGGTCGCCTACATCAACCACGACATCGACGACGCGGTGCGCGCCGGCGTCATCTCGGTCGGAGACCTGCCCGTTGCGGAGATCGAGCTGCTCGGCCACACCGGTTCGAGGCGGATCGACACGCTCGTACGCGACATCGTCGAACACTCCGCCGCGGCCGGCGACATCGGCCAGTCCGAGCAGGTCGGCGGGGCGATGTTGCGGCTGCGTGAGTTCATGTTCGAGCGCGTCTACCTGGGGAGCGCCGCCCGCGGTGAGCTCGAGCGCGTGACCGGATCGCTGCGACGCCTGTTCGACGAGTTGCTCGAGCGTCCGGTCGACGGCGGAACCGGCGACCTGCAGGCGACGGTCGACTACGTGGCTGGGATGACCGACCGCTTCGCGCTCGCGAGCTTCGAGCGCATGGGGTAG
- a CDS encoding NUDIX hydrolase has product MKRISSETVYEGPIASVRIDVFDHGDGEEAERQVVTHPGAVAALAIDDESVWLVRQPREAVGEASTLEVPAGKLDVEGESRLECMQRELSEEIGKIAEHWTELKSFYMSPGLLEEEVTVFLAEGLSDDPDHEPIASERIEITPWPLGEIDAAFDESSDAKSLIALAMLREILAERSRG; this is encoded by the coding sequence GTGAAGCGAATCTCGAGCGAGACCGTCTACGAGGGGCCGATCGCATCGGTTCGCATCGACGTCTTCGACCACGGCGACGGCGAGGAGGCAGAGCGCCAGGTCGTCACCCATCCGGGCGCGGTCGCCGCGCTCGCGATCGACGACGAGTCCGTCTGGCTCGTCCGCCAGCCGCGCGAGGCGGTCGGGGAGGCCTCGACGCTCGAGGTGCCGGCCGGAAAGCTCGACGTCGAGGGCGAGTCTCGACTCGAGTGCATGCAGCGCGAGCTCTCGGAGGAGATCGGCAAGATCGCGGAGCACTGGACCGAGCTCAAGAGCTTCTACATGAGTCCGGGTCTACTCGAGGAGGAGGTCACCGTGTTCCTCGCCGAGGGACTGAGCGACGACCCGGACCACGAGCCGATCGCGTCGGAGCGGATCGAGATCACCCCGTGGCCGCTCGGCGAGATCGATGCCGCCTTCGACGAGTCGAGCGACGCGAAGTCGCTGATCGCGCTGGCGATGCTGCGCGAGATCCTCGCCGAGCGCTCGCGCGGCTGA